The DNA region AAACTTTTATCATATATTCTGAATGACGAAGAACTATAAGGCGTCATAATGGCAGGAAACAGGAGACATCATTCATAGTGCTGTCAAAGGATTGGTTATGAAAGTGACGATTAATGTAAAACGTCATTCGGAGCGTAGTGAAGGATCTGTACCCATGGTGAGGAAAACAGAAAGAGTCATTTTGTGATGAACAAAGAAGAGACCATCCCGTGTCATGAGTGTCATAGATTCTTCACTCCGTGTCATGTTGCCGTTTCTCATCTTTCCCACACAGTATTTTCCCACCGTTCGGAATGACGATTAAAGGAAAGCGTCACTAACGATGGGGAACGGAAAGCGTCATAATGACAAGGAACGGTAAAGCGTCATCCTGAACGAATGCGAAGGATCTGCACCCGTGGTGAGGAAAGCGGTAAGAAGATAAAAGCTATCAGCTGTGAGCTGTCAGCTGCAAGCTAACTATTCTTTTACGATTTAAATCATTACGACAAGCGAGTATCCTCAATCGCACACTGCGTGCGCCAGCAGCTCCTTCTGACGGCCGGCTCCATGATCCTTGTATAAGACACGTTAAGGCTTCATAATGAGAAAAACGTTAATCGTCATCCTGAACGAACGTGAAGGATCTATTGCCGTGGTGATGAACAGTGCTACCGCAAATGTATTCATAAAATCATTCCAGCACAAAAAAATCCCCTGAAGTTTCCTTCGGGAGATTTCATCATCTGTCAATATTTGTCGCCGTATAGTTCCTTATTCCGCTCAATAATGGACATGATGCGGCTTGCCGTCTCTTCAATGGCTTTATTTGATACATCAAGGACGGTGCAGTGAAGCTGATGCATGACTTCTTTGGCATAAGCCAGCTCATCTTCAATGCGCTCGATATCAGTGTAATTCGCCGTTCCTGAAAACCCGAGCGCTTTCATTCGTTCTCTTCTGATTCCGTTCAGTTTGTAAGGGTCAATAATGAGGCCAATCAGACGATAGGGAGGCACCTGGAATATTTCTTCCGGTATCTGCACTTCCGGCACAAGGGGCAGGTTTGCCACCTTGTACTTTTTGTGCGCCATATACATGGACAGCGGTGTCTTTGATGTGCGGGACACACCGATGAGAACCATGTCCGCTTTTGCGAAGCCTGCCGGATTTTTTCCGTCATCATAGCGGACGGCAAATTCGATGGCTTCCACTTTCTTAAAATATTCTTCATCAAGACGGTGGATGATTCCCGGCTTCATGCGGGGCTGCACCCCTGCCGCATCAGTCACCATATTCATCATGGGACCTAAGATATCCACATAACGGACATTTTTTTCATGAGCTATCCGTTCAAAGTCGGCACGGAGTTCAGGACTGACCAGTGTGTGACAGACCACAGCCCCCGCCTGTGCCGCTTCATCAATAATTTTTTCTATCTGATCCGTATGACGGATAAAGGGCACACGATGGATCTCAATATCCGTGTCGTACTGGCCGATGGTCGCCTTAGCCACACTTTCCGCCGTTTCTCCAAGAGAATCGGAAACGACATAAACCTGCGGTTGTTTTGCCATTTATTATTTTCTGCCGCCTTTCCCCAGTTCCAAAAAGAGACGGGTGATATTCGTTTTCGATACACGCCCGATAAGAACAAATTTCCTGTCATTTCCCACATTTTTAAAAGTCCCTACAGGAAGACAATCGACTTCATAATCCATCATCTTCTGTGCGATGGATACAAGATCCTCTTTCGGTTCAGCATAAATCATTTTCGAGCGGGATGTCATTACCATGGAAATCGGCACTTTTGCCAAATCATCACGGCCCATGGCCGCTTTCAGAAGATCTTTCCTGGAAACGACGCCCTGTATGTCATCTTTTTTCCCCACGAAAAGCGTACCGATATCTTCGGTGAACAGGAGAACCGCCGCGTCATAGGCATTGGATTCCGCTCCGACAAGTATCGGGCGGGACATACAGTCTTCCGCCGTGCAGGAACGGATTTCAGCAGCCGCGGGATCTTCTCCGCCCCCAAGGTAATAGTAGCCGAGACGGCGGCGGGCAGCGATTACCTCTCCTGAAAGAAGAACCGCCAGATCTCCACGCAGCGCGCTCCTCGTCACATGGAGACGCTGTGCAATCATTTCCCCTGTGATAGGACCGTTTTCCCGAACGATCCTCGTGATTTCCTGTTGTCGGCCGGTAAGCTGCATAATTTCCCTTCTCTCCTTCTTCCGCAAAGCGGAACTGTGGCGGAGGACATGTCAACTTTCCCATGTCCTCTGCCATTATTTCAAAATCAAAGTTCGTAATCTTCCTGGTCTACGACACCTCTGCCCGTCGCCGCATCCAGCATCAAACGCTGCTCGATGCGGGCTACATTCAGCCGGGTACTCTTCACCATGTCCGGGTTGACGGACACATAGTCAATGCCGCTCTTTACGAGGAATTCCGTAAAGTCTGGATATACGGACGGCGCCTGTCCGCAGATGGATACGGTCTTGCCGTCTCTGTGCGCCACTTTGATCAGGTGGCGGATAGCCCTCTTGATGGCCAGATTGCGTTCATCGAAGAGAGAAGCCACGGTATCATTATTTCTATCGCAGCCCAGAATAAGCATTGTTAAATCGTTGGAACCGATGGAATAGCCGTCAACAAATTTATTGAAACGGTCTGCCAGGAGAATATTGGCCGGAATTTCCGCCATAAGGAGAAGTTTGAAGTCCGGACCGCGTTCCAATCCTTCTTCTCTCATAATGGCCGTTACTTTTTCTGCTTCATCAACGGTGCGGCAGAACGGAATCATGCAGTTCAGATTTTTCAGGCCGTATTCTTCACGGACTTTTCTGACTGCTTTCAGTTCCAGGCGGAATGCATCGGTATATTTCGGATCATAGTAACGGGAAGCGCCTCTCCAGCCAAGAAGGTCGGCCGGTTCTTCCGGTTCGTACTTATCGCCGCCCTTGAGATTTCTGTATTCGCCAGATTTAAAATCGGAGAAACGGAGAACAACGGGACGGGGAGCAAGAGCGCGGCATACTTTGCTGATGCCTTCAGCAAGCATATCTACCACTTTTTCCGGCCGGCCTGTTTCGATCAGGTACAGCGGATGTTCATGAATAAAGGTGGTCCAGATGAACTCTTCCCGCATGAGTCCGATACCATCACAGGGAAGCGACGCATATTTATCAGCCAGATCGGGATCGCCGAGATTCATAAGAACGCGGGTGCCTGTAGGCGGGAAATATTCGGCAGCTACTGCCGCTGTACCTGCTGCCTGGGCAGCGGGCGTTCCTTTCTTCACAAGATCGGCAACAATGCCGTCATAAACAATGCCGTTGCGTGCATCAATGGTAATATCCTGTCCTGTTTTCAGCACGCCTGTCGCTTCTACACTGCGGCTCTTGGTCCCGACAACACAGGGGATTCCCAATTCGCGGGATACGATGGAAGCGTGGCAGGTCATACCGCCGGCATCAGTCACGATAGCGACTGCCTTCTTCATAGCGGGTACCCAGTCGGGAGACGTCATGGTGGTGACAAGAACTTCCCCTTCTTTAAAGGTATCAATGTCTTTCGGATCGGTGATGACATGGCATTTGCCTGCCGCCATGCCCGGGGATGCGGGAAGTCCTTTTACAAGTACGTTGTGATCAGTTGTCATGACTGTTTCTTCCTCCGATTTCTTTTCTTTATTTTTCTTGGACCAGACTGTTTCAGGGCGTGCCTGGAGAATCCAAAGGCGGTCTTTATGGTCGACAGCCCATTCCATATCCATATAGCAGCCGTAATGTTTTTCAATACGTTTCGCGTAATCGGCCAGCTGGGCAATCTGTTCATCGCTTATAACCTGCGCTTTGGCACGTTCCGGTTCCACTTTTCTTTCTTCCACATCGCCGCCTTCTTTGCGGATCAGTTCGATGGATTTTTCATTGATGCGGCGGGAAGTAATGGTAAGAGAATCTTTATCCACAACAAAATTATCGGGTGTTACGGTACCCTGCACGATGTATTCGCCAAGCCCCCAGGAACCTTCGATCATGATGCTGTCGTCAGCGCCGGTCGCCAGGTTGACGGTGAACATGACACCTGCCGCTTTGGCGTCGGCCATCATCTGGACGGCGGCAGAAAGCGCCACATTTTCATGGTCAAAGTTTTTCTTCGCACGGTAATAAACGGCACGGTCGGTGAAAGTGGACGCATAGCATTCCTTTACTTTCCGGATAACCATATCCCGCCCGGTGACGTTCAGGTATGTATCCTGCTGCCCGGCAAAAGAAGCATCCGGCAAATCTTCCGCGGTAGCAGAGGAGCGGACGGCAACGAAAGGATTCTTTTCACCCACCTTTTCGGCAAGGTCTTCATAAGCCTTGCCAATCTGTTCGGCAAGGTCTTCCGGCATAGTGGCAGAGCAGATGCTTTCACGGATTTTTGTACAGACTTCATGGAGCTCTACGGAATCTTCCACATCCTGCAGTTCCTGAAGCATCTTATGGATTTTCTTATTCTGTCCCGTCTTTTCCATGAAATAGCGGTATGCGCTGGCTGTTGTCGCATATCCGTACGGAACAGGCACATCCACGGAAGAAGTCAGTTCCCCCAGAGAAGAGGATTTTCCCCCTACCAATCCCACGTCCGCGCGGCGCAGCTCATCAAACCACAGTACATAAGCATTTTCTCTTGCGTCCATCATGACCCTCCTTAGTCAATGAATGATATGTAAAAACGTATACTATATTCTTTACATCAGAAATTATAGTATACCACTAATACAAAAAAGTCAAATAGAAAAGGTTCGCAGAACCATCTTATTTGCGGAATGGACATACACATAAAATTCCCATTTTATTCATTTATCTTAATTCGGCCAATTCCACACAAAAGAAAAGCAATAAGCGTATATTAAATATTTCATTAAGGCCGTCTTTTACAACAGAAAAAACGCTTCCCCGAAGAAAAGCGCTTTCTACTCTATTATATTATTCTATTTATTTACATACCGAAAATGAAGTACCGTGTCTCAAGATAACACCCTGCCACAAAAAGAGACAGGAGCATCAGAGGAAAACACCATTTCATAAAAGCGGTAAAGCTGATATTGAACCCTTCTTTTGCCGCGATAGCCACCATGATCACATTCGGTGAAGCGCCAATCATAGTGCCGTTGCCGCCGAAGCACGCGCCGGTCGCAAGCGCCCACCACATATAATCGGCATGGGGCAGATTCATGAGAGACTGCATATCTTGGATCAGGGGAATCATTGTCGCCGTGAAAGGAATATTGTCAACGAAAGCGGAAGCTACACCGGAAAGAAGCAAAATGAGGAAGGTAATCAGGTGGCTGTCGCCGTCCACCATTTCAATCCCCTTTTCCGCAATTGCCGTAATGACGCCGGCATTTTCCATGCCCCCCACCAGAATGAAGAGGCCCATGAAGAACATGAGTGTGTCCAGATCCACCTCTTTAAGAGCATCCTCCGGATTGATACCGCAGAAGAGCAGTGCCGCCATACCACCCGTCATGGCGACCGTTGCCGATTCCAGACCGAAATGGGAATGGACAACGAAGCCGAGGACCGTAAGTGCGAGAACCATAAGCGACCGGCTGAAAATAGATTTGTCTTCCACGCCGGACATAATATCAATTTTTTCCAGCTCTTTCGCACTCATGCGGACACCGGAAAAATCATTCTTGAAAATGAGAAGAACCGCAATCAGGATAACAATGACCGTAATGACAACGACCGGAGCCAGATTTATAAGGAAGTCATTGAAATCCAGGTGTGTCGCGGAACCGATCATGACGTTTGGCGGATTCCCGATCATAAGTGCCGTACCGCCTATGTTGCACATCAATATTTCAGAAATCAGAATAGGCACGGGAGACATACGAAGCATGCGGCACAGGGAAATCGTCATGGGCGCGATCAGGAGTGCTGCCGTGACAGAATCAATGAGCGCCGCCCCCACCGCCGTGACGATAGAAAGCAAAATCAGCAGCTCCCGCGGAGATCCCTTTGATTTCTTCAGCGCCCACAACGCAAGTACCTGAAAGAAACCGGACTGCTTCACAACGGAAATCAAAATCATCATCCCCGTCAAAAGTCCCAGTGTATTGAAATCGATAAATTCTGTAATCGCCTGCTCCTGCGTAACGAGGCCAAAGTAAATCATAGCGCCGCCGCCGGCAAGAGCACAAATTGTACGATGTATTTTCTCTGACATAATGCCCGCATAAGTCATGAGAAAAATAAAAATCGCCAAATAAAACTGTACTGAACTGCTCATTCTTCCAATCTCCTTTCATCCCCCGGCGGGTGTCTGTCCGCATCCGGGATGAATCGAATTTTATTTTATCACAACCATCAGAAAAAACAATGATTTTCTTTATATACATTCATCTCATAATCAATAGAAATTAATCTGCCTTCCCTTCATCATAGAAAGATGCGGTAACCATTAATATGTAAAAACTCTCGCATAAATTTAAACCATGAAATCTGCAGTTCACAGACAGATACACATATAAAAATGCGTACCTACGGTACAGTGTCGTTTAAAAATACCAATAAAAAAACGCGGCTGTCCGCGCAATATATTGGCAGGGGTAGGTGGAGTCGAACCACCGATAACGGAGTCAAAGTCCGTTGCCTTACCGCTTGGCTATACCCCCATTATGGAAAATGGATCCTATCCTGCAGACCGTATAGATTTGTGTAAAAAAAATGGGGCGAGTGGTGGGGGTCGAACCCACGCATAACGGAGCCACAAT from Dialister invisus DSM 15470 includes:
- a CDS encoding pyruvate, water dikinase regulatory protein, coding for MAKQPQVYVVSDSLGETAESVAKATIGQYDTDIEIHRVPFIRHTDQIEKIIDEAAQAGAVVCHTLVSPELRADFERIAHEKNVRYVDILGPMMNMVTDAAGVQPRMKPGIIHRLDEEYFKKVEAIEFAVRYDDGKNPAGFAKADMVLIGVSRTSKTPLSMYMAHKKYKVANLPLVPEVQIPEEIFQVPPYRLIGLIIDPYKLNGIRRERMKALGFSGTANYTDIERIEDELAYAKEVMHQLHCTVLDVSNKAIEETASRIMSIIERNKELYGDKY
- a CDS encoding helix-turn-helix transcriptional regulator, encoding MQLTGRQQEITRIVRENGPITGEMIAQRLHVTRSALRGDLAVLLSGEVIAARRRLGYYYLGGGEDPAAAEIRSCTAEDCMSRPILVGAESNAYDAAVLLFTEDIGTLFVGKKDDIQGVVSRKDLLKAAMGRDDLAKVPISMVMTSRSKMIYAEPKEDLVSIAQKMMDYEVDCLPVGTFKNVGNDRKFVLIGRVSKTNITRLFLELGKGGRK
- a CDS encoding SLC13 family permease codes for the protein MSSSVQFYLAIFIFLMTYAGIMSEKIHRTICALAGGGAMIYFGLVTQEQAITEFIDFNTLGLLTGMMILISVVKQSGFFQVLALWALKKSKGSPRELLILLSIVTAVGAALIDSVTAALLIAPMTISLCRMLRMSPVPILISEILMCNIGGTALMIGNPPNVMIGSATHLDFNDFLINLAPVVVITVIVILIAVLLIFKNDFSGVRMSAKELEKIDIMSGVEDKSIFSRSLMVLALTVLGFVVHSHFGLESATVAMTGGMAALLFCGINPEDALKEVDLDTLMFFMGLFILVGGMENAGVITAIAEKGIEMVDGDSHLITFLILLLSGVASAFVDNIPFTATMIPLIQDMQSLMNLPHADYMWWALATGACFGGNGTMIGASPNVIMVAIAAKEGFNISFTAFMKWCFPLMLLSLFVAGCYLETRYFIFGM
- the ppsA gene encoding phosphoenolpyruvate synthase, translating into MMDARENAYVLWFDELRRADVGLVGGKSSSLGELTSSVDVPVPYGYATTASAYRYFMEKTGQNKKIHKMLQELQDVEDSVELHEVCTKIRESICSATMPEDLAEQIGKAYEDLAEKVGEKNPFVAVRSSATAEDLPDASFAGQQDTYLNVTGRDMVIRKVKECYASTFTDRAVYYRAKKNFDHENVALSAAVQMMADAKAAGVMFTVNLATGADDSIMIEGSWGLGEYIVQGTVTPDNFVVDKDSLTITSRRINEKSIELIRKEGGDVEERKVEPERAKAQVISDEQIAQLADYAKRIEKHYGCYMDMEWAVDHKDRLWILQARPETVWSKKNKEKKSEEETVMTTDHNVLVKGLPASPGMAAGKCHVITDPKDIDTFKEGEVLVTTMTSPDWVPAMKKAVAIVTDAGGMTCHASIVSRELGIPCVVGTKSRSVEATGVLKTGQDITIDARNGIVYDGIVADLVKKGTPAAQAAGTAAVAAEYFPPTGTRVLMNLGDPDLADKYASLPCDGIGLMREEFIWTTFIHEHPLYLIETGRPEKVVDMLAEGISKVCRALAPRPVVLRFSDFKSGEYRNLKGGDKYEPEEPADLLGWRGASRYYDPKYTDAFRLELKAVRKVREEYGLKNLNCMIPFCRTVDEAEKVTAIMREEGLERGPDFKLLLMAEIPANILLADRFNKFVDGYSIGSNDLTMLILGCDRNNDTVASLFDERNLAIKRAIRHLIKVAHRDGKTVSICGQAPSVYPDFTEFLVKSGIDYVSVNPDMVKSTRLNVARIEQRLMLDAATGRGVVDQEDYEL